In one window of Caenimonas aquaedulcis DNA:
- a CDS encoding RNA-binding S4 domain-containing protein: MDRLRIDKWLWAARFYKTRTLASEEIVKGRVEVNGAEVKPAREVKVGDTVALRHGNVSRTVTVKGLSGTRGPAPTAQQLYEETADSVAARERAAEQRRIAPEPAHSIEQGRPTKRGRRDLDQVQRGWGDRWSASVDDKPDD, from the coding sequence ATGGACAGATTGCGAATCGACAAATGGTTGTGGGCGGCGCGCTTCTACAAGACGCGCACGCTCGCCAGCGAGGAAATCGTCAAGGGCCGCGTCGAAGTCAATGGCGCGGAGGTGAAGCCGGCGCGCGAAGTGAAGGTCGGCGACACGGTGGCGCTGCGCCACGGCAACGTGAGCCGCACCGTGACGGTCAAGGGGCTGTCGGGCACGCGCGGCCCGGCGCCCACCGCCCAACAGCTCTATGAGGAAACCGCCGACAGCGTCGCCGCGCGCGAGCGGGCGGCCGAGCAGCGGCGCATCGCCCCGGAGCCCGCGCACTCGATCGAGCAGGGGCGCCCCACGAAGCGCGGACGCCGCGACCTCGACCAGGTGCAGCGCGGCTGGGGCGACCGCTGGAGCGCGTCGGTGGACGACAAGCCGGACGATTGA
- a CDS encoding TAXI family TRAP transporter solute-binding subunit produces the protein MKFKFLASALVAAAALSSPLHAQQFFRIGTGGTAGTYYPVGGMIANAVSQPGKLVATAQASNGSLANVTAVAGGAMEAGMSQSDVATWAYTGTGAFEGKPKITDLRMIANLYPESIHLVVKKGSGIKTVADLKGKRVALDEPGSGTLINARMVLAAYGVKETDIKPEYIKPNQAGDKMRDGALDAFFFVGGAPAGAITELASSGAGIELVPLTGPQADGLRKANPYFAVDNIAANTYKDVPAVQTLAVGAQLVTSAKVDTETVYQVTKAMFMDSTQKTLAAGHAKGKFITKENAVQGVGIPFHPGAERFYKEAGLLK, from the coding sequence ATGAAGTTCAAGTTCCTCGCGAGCGCCCTCGTCGCCGCAGCCGCCCTCAGCAGCCCCCTGCACGCCCAGCAATTCTTCCGCATCGGGACCGGCGGCACCGCCGGCACCTACTACCCGGTGGGCGGCATGATCGCCAACGCCGTGTCGCAGCCCGGCAAGCTCGTGGCCACCGCCCAGGCCAGCAACGGATCGCTCGCCAACGTGACCGCCGTCGCCGGCGGCGCGATGGAAGCGGGCATGTCCCAGTCGGACGTCGCCACCTGGGCCTACACCGGCACCGGCGCCTTCGAGGGCAAGCCGAAGATCACCGACCTGCGCATGATCGCCAACCTCTACCCCGAGAGCATCCATCTCGTCGTGAAGAAGGGCTCCGGCATTAAAACGGTGGCGGACCTCAAGGGCAAGCGCGTCGCGCTCGACGAACCCGGCTCCGGCACGCTGATCAACGCCCGCATGGTGCTGGCCGCCTATGGCGTGAAGGAAACGGACATCAAACCCGAGTACATCAAGCCCAACCAGGCCGGCGACAAGATGCGCGACGGTGCGCTCGACGCTTTCTTCTTCGTGGGAGGCGCACCGGCGGGCGCGATCACCGAGCTCGCCTCCAGCGGCGCGGGCATCGAGCTCGTGCCGCTCACCGGTCCGCAAGCCGACGGCCTGCGCAAAGCCAACCCGTACTTCGCGGTCGACAACATCGCGGCCAACACCTACAAGGACGTCCCCGCGGTGCAGACGCTCGCGGTCGGTGCGCAGCTCGTCACCAGCGCCAAGGTCGACACCGAAACCGTCTACCAGGTCACCAAGGCGATGTTCATGGACTCCACGCAGAAGACGCTGGCCGCCGGCCACGCCAAGGGCAAGTTCATCACCAAGGAGAATGCGGTGCAGGGCGTGGGCATTCCGTTCCACCCGGGCGCCGAGCGGTTCTACAAGGAAGCCGGGCTGCTGAAGTAA
- a CDS encoding TRAP transporter permease — protein MSDTAATLDPGKLQELEEKFDPEMRFRPTATPARQIVRWLLIALSCFHYYTAGFGLLPETTHRGVHLAFVLGLIFLVFAASKDDNDQPPRRGFNFIGGVPLMDWMFAIAIAVSVLYIPWVFNDLAFRIGNPDTIDVVFGTILFVLLLEATRRSMGWPLPMIAIGFTVYALAGPYFPGLLKHAGASWSQMINHQYLTSQGIYGVAVGVVATYVFHFVLFGVMATRVGLGQLFLDIASSIAGRYAGGPAKVSVFGSAMFGMLSGSSVANAVTVGSLTIPAMIRVGYRREFAAAVEAASSTGGQITPPVLGAAAFLMVEFLNVSYQTIIVAAIIPAFMHFFGVFMQVHFEAKRYGLRGLTADEMPKLKESLRQRWPTLIPLFLLIGLIVTGRTPYLAAFTGISSCVIVGITTRTTGNRPANWALFVVLHVILAVIAFAELGAHTETIKLVLFGVAVAIALAGWKLAGITGRVSHAALVEAFETGAKYALAVGAAAATVGIVIGVVTLTGVGFKISFIITSWAQAMAGGVAAILPAFMVDMRVLTLFAALLMTGVVCILMGCGVPTTATYIIMVTVAAPTLVQLGVEPLVAHFFVFYYGVLADITPPVALAAYAAAGMAGSDPFKTGNMAFRLGLAKALVPFVFVFSPSLLLVAKGFTVYDFTITFVGCVLGIVMLAAALSRFLLVEMKRWEQLLCLASAMLLIAPGLVVTLVGAALGVPVLVRQLAAWKLAAVKPAPA, from the coding sequence ATGAGCGACACGGCCGCCACGCTGGACCCGGGCAAACTCCAGGAGCTCGAGGAAAAATTCGATCCGGAGATGCGATTCCGGCCGACGGCCACGCCGGCGCGCCAGATCGTCCGGTGGCTGCTGATCGCGCTGTCGTGCTTCCATTACTACACGGCCGGCTTCGGCCTGCTGCCTGAGACCACGCACCGCGGGGTGCACCTCGCGTTCGTGCTGGGCTTGATCTTCCTGGTCTTCGCCGCCAGCAAGGACGACAACGACCAGCCTCCCCGGCGCGGATTCAATTTCATCGGCGGCGTGCCGCTGATGGACTGGATGTTCGCCATCGCCATCGCGGTGAGCGTGCTCTACATCCCCTGGGTTTTCAACGACCTCGCCTTCCGCATCGGTAACCCCGACACGATCGACGTGGTGTTCGGCACGATCCTCTTCGTGCTGCTGCTGGAAGCCACGCGCCGATCCATGGGCTGGCCGCTGCCGATGATCGCGATCGGCTTCACCGTGTACGCGCTGGCGGGCCCGTACTTCCCCGGGCTGCTCAAGCACGCGGGCGCGAGCTGGAGCCAGATGATCAACCACCAGTACCTCACCAGCCAGGGCATCTACGGCGTGGCGGTGGGCGTGGTGGCGACCTACGTCTTCCACTTCGTGCTGTTCGGCGTGATGGCAACGCGGGTGGGGTTGGGGCAACTGTTCCTGGACATCGCCTCCAGCATCGCGGGCCGTTACGCCGGCGGCCCGGCCAAGGTGAGTGTCTTCGGCTCCGCGATGTTCGGCATGCTCTCGGGTTCGTCGGTGGCGAACGCGGTGACGGTCGGCTCGCTCACGATCCCCGCGATGATCCGCGTCGGCTACCGGCGGGAATTCGCGGCGGCAGTGGAAGCGGCGTCTTCCACCGGCGGGCAGATCACGCCGCCGGTGCTCGGCGCGGCCGCCTTCCTGATGGTGGAGTTCCTCAACGTCTCCTACCAGACCATCATCGTCGCGGCCATCATCCCCGCCTTCATGCACTTCTTCGGCGTATTCATGCAGGTGCATTTCGAGGCGAAGCGCTATGGCCTGCGCGGCCTCACCGCCGATGAAATGCCGAAGCTGAAGGAGTCGCTGCGCCAGCGCTGGCCGACCCTCATCCCGCTGTTCCTGCTGATCGGCCTGATCGTGACGGGGCGCACGCCCTACCTCGCGGCGTTCACGGGAATTTCCTCCTGCGTCATCGTCGGCATCACGACGCGCACCACGGGCAACCGGCCCGCCAACTGGGCCCTGTTCGTCGTGTTGCACGTGATCCTGGCCGTCATCGCTTTCGCGGAGCTGGGCGCCCACACCGAGACGATCAAGCTGGTGCTTTTCGGCGTCGCTGTCGCGATCGCGCTGGCCGGATGGAAGCTTGCCGGCATCACCGGCCGCGTTTCGCACGCCGCGCTCGTGGAGGCGTTCGAAACCGGCGCGAAGTACGCGCTGGCCGTGGGCGCGGCTGCCGCCACGGTGGGCATCGTGATCGGCGTCGTCACGCTCACCGGCGTCGGCTTCAAGATCAGCTTCATCATCACGAGCTGGGCGCAGGCCATGGCGGGCGGCGTCGCCGCCATCCTCCCGGCCTTCATGGTGGACATGCGCGTGCTGACGCTCTTCGCGGCACTGCTCATGACGGGCGTCGTCTGCATCCTCATGGGATGCGGCGTGCCCACCACGGCGACCTACATCATCATGGTCACGGTCGCCGCGCCGACGCTGGTGCAACTGGGCGTGGAGCCGCTGGTGGCGCACTTCTTCGTCTTCTACTACGGCGTGCTCGCGGACATCACGCCGCCCGTGGCACTCGCCGCATACGCGGCCGCGGGCATGGCGGGGAGCGACCCGTTCAAGACCGGCAACATGGCGTTCCGCCTGGGGCTCGCGAAGGCCCTGGTGCCGTTCGTGTTCGTCTTTTCGCCCTCGCTCCTGCTCGTGGCCAAGGGGTTCACGGTCTACGACTTCACGATCACCTTCGTGGGCTGCGTGCTCGGCATCGTGATGCTCGCTGCGGCGCTGAGCAGGTTCCTGCTCGTGGAGATGAAACGCTGGGAGCAGCTGCTCTGTCTCGCCTCGGCGATGCTGCTCATCGCGCCGGGTCTGGTCGTGACGCTCGTGGGCGCGGCGCTCGGTGTGCCGGTGCTCGTGCGACAGCTCGCTGCATGGAAGCTGGCCGCGGTGAAGCCCGCGCCCGCCTGA
- the tilS gene encoding tRNA lysidine(34) synthetase TilS, which yields MHLAGSMPALPAAVAFSGGADSTALLVQCVRAWPGQVHAIHVHHGLQAAADGFVRHCERMCALWDVPLHVEHVDARHAPGESPEDAARNARYATLAASARGAGLASVLLAQHADDQVETILLALSRGAGLPGLAAMPRSFERHGMRFERPLLDVHAQEIRDWLRSEGIDYVEDPTNTDTAFTRNRIRRDLLPALATAFPQFRETFARSARHAAQANGLLTALAQEDLARAGSPPAIDALRSLARARQANLLRHWLRQSHGAAPSTAQLEELLDQVEACSTRGHAIRIKVAKGFVERTGAHLSFTAPPVA from the coding sequence ATGCACCTAGCAGGATCGATGCCCGCGCTGCCCGCGGCCGTGGCGTTCAGCGGCGGCGCGGACTCCACCGCGCTGCTGGTGCAGTGCGTGCGGGCGTGGCCCGGACAGGTCCACGCCATCCACGTCCATCACGGCTTGCAGGCCGCCGCGGACGGATTCGTGCGGCACTGTGAACGGATGTGCGCGCTCTGGGATGTGCCGCTCCACGTCGAGCACGTCGATGCGCGGCATGCGCCCGGAGAAAGCCCGGAGGACGCCGCACGCAACGCCCGGTATGCGACGCTGGCAGCCAGTGCGCGAGGTGCCGGCCTGGCATCGGTGCTCCTGGCGCAGCACGCGGACGACCAGGTAGAGACCATCCTCCTTGCCCTGAGCCGCGGGGCCGGCCTTCCGGGGTTGGCGGCGATGCCGCGCAGCTTCGAGCGGCACGGCATGCGCTTCGAGCGGCCGTTGCTGGACGTGCACGCGCAGGAGATTCGCGACTGGCTGCGAAGCGAGGGCATCGACTACGTCGAGGACCCCACCAACACGGACACCGCCTTCACGCGCAACCGCATCAGGCGGGACCTGTTGCCCGCGCTTGCAACCGCCTTTCCACAGTTCCGGGAAACCTTCGCGCGATCCGCGCGGCATGCGGCGCAGGCCAACGGGTTGCTCACTGCCTTGGCGCAAGAGGACCTCGCGCGTGCAGGCAGCCCGCCGGCGATCGATGCCCTGCGTTCCCTGGCGCGAGCCCGGCAGGCCAACCTGCTGCGCCATTGGCTGCGCCAGTCGCACGGCGCGGCCCCCAGCACCGCGCAGCTCGAGGAACTGCTCGACCAGGTCGAGGCCTGTTCGACGCGCGGGCATGCGATCCGCATCAAGGTCGCGAAGGGCTTCGTCGAGCGTACCGGCGCACACCTGAGCTTCACGGCGCCTCCGGTCGCCTAG
- a CDS encoding aspartate kinase has translation MALIVHKYGGTSMGSTERIRNVAKRVAKWHRAGHQMVVVPSAMSGETNRLLGLAKELSPARETDAMARELDMLAATGEQASSALLAIALQAEGLPSVSYAGWQVPIKTNNAYTKARIESIDDKKVRADLAAGKVVIITGFQGVDDHGHVTTLGRGGSDTSAVAVAAAMKAAECLIYTDVDGVYTTDPRVVPEARRLTSISFEEMLEMASMGSKVLQIRSVEFAGKYRVPLRVLSSFTPWDIAIEEEAASGTLISFEEDLQMEQAVVSGIAFNRDEAKISILSVPDKPGIAYNILGAVADANIEVDVIIQNIAKDGKTDFSFTVHRNDYARTVDLLKTKVLPALGTDHIEGDTRICKVSIVGIGMRSHVGIAAKMFRSLSEEGINIQMISTSEIKTSVVIDEKYMELAVRALHRAFDLDQPAA, from the coding sequence ATGGCATTGATCGTTCACAAATACGGCGGCACGTCGATGGGCTCCACCGAGCGCATCCGCAACGTCGCCAAGCGGGTCGCCAAGTGGCACCGTGCCGGCCACCAGATGGTGGTCGTGCCCAGCGCCATGAGCGGCGAAACCAATCGCCTGCTCGGCCTCGCCAAGGAACTCTCCCCGGCGCGCGAAACCGATGCGATGGCGCGGGAGCTCGACATGCTGGCCGCCACCGGCGAGCAGGCGTCTTCCGCGCTGCTGGCGATCGCGCTGCAGGCCGAGGGGCTCCCTTCCGTGAGCTATGCGGGCTGGCAGGTGCCGATCAAGACGAACAACGCGTACACCAAGGCGCGCATCGAGTCGATCGACGACAAGAAGGTGCGCGCGGACCTCGCGGCGGGCAAGGTCGTGATCATCACGGGCTTCCAGGGCGTGGACGACCACGGGCACGTGACCACGCTCGGGCGCGGCGGCAGCGATACGTCGGCCGTCGCGGTCGCCGCGGCCATGAAGGCGGCGGAATGCCTCATCTACACCGACGTGGACGGCGTCTACACGACCGACCCGCGCGTGGTGCCGGAGGCGCGGCGCCTCACGAGCATCAGTTTCGAGGAAATGCTGGAGATGGCGTCCATGGGCTCGAAGGTCCTGCAGATCCGCTCCGTGGAATTCGCGGGCAAGTACCGCGTGCCGCTGCGCGTGCTGTCCAGCTTCACGCCCTGGGACATCGCCATTGAAGAAGAAGCCGCCTCCGGCACCCTGATCTCTTTCGAGGAAGACCTGCAAATGGAACAAGCCGTCGTTTCCGGCATCGCGTTCAACCGCGACGAGGCCAAGATTTCCATCCTGAGCGTGCCCGACAAGCCCGGCATCGCCTACAACATCCTGGGCGCCGTCGCCGACGCGAACATCGAGGTCGACGTCATCATCCAGAACATCGCCAAGGACGGCAAGACCGACTTCAGCTTCACGGTGCACCGCAACGACTACGCGCGTACCGTGGACCTCCTGAAGACCAAGGTGCTCCCCGCCCTCGGCACGGACCACATCGAAGGCGACACGCGCATCTGCAAGGTGAGCATCGTGGGCATCGGCATGCGCAGCCACGTGGGCATCGCCGCCAAGATGTTCCGGTCGCTGTCGGAGGAGGGAATCAACATCCAGATGATCTCCACCAGCGAGATCAAGACCTCGGTCGTGATCGACGAAAAGTACATGGAACTGGCAGTCCGCGCCCTGCACCGGGCCTTCGACCTGGACCAGCCGGCCGCCTGA